The Bacteroidales bacterium DNA window CAACCCGTTCGGGCAATCCATCCACATCGAATACCGGCTCGACGAGGACAGCCCCGTTACCCTGACCCTCTTCAACCAGTTAGGTCAGGCCGTTGAAGTACTCTGCAATGAGTACCAGACAGCAGGTCAACATCCGGCAATATGGGACGCTTCAGGTTTCCCATCGGGAATTTATCTGCTTCAGCTAAAGACCGGCAAACAGGTCATCACAAAAAAGATCATCAAACAATGAAAAACAGAATACGGATGACACGGATTTTACGGGTAAACACGGATTACATCAGTGCAAATCCGTCCGATCCGCGTCATCCGTGTTCAAATTATTAAATCAAAATTCAAAAAAACTTAAAATCATGAAAAAGCTTATCATTTTATTGGTTGCGCTGGTTGCGATGAATGGCGCAATGGCACAATGGCCATCCAGTTGTGATGTAACTGAAGAACTTGAATCGTATTATCAGGATGATGTAAAAGACATCGCTGCACAATGGCTCTTCGACATCCACTCGCCTGATACTGCGCTGATCGATATCCCGCAGTGGTGCCAGGACACCGTCTGGAGCGGGTTGGCAGCCATTAGTAACCGCTATGACCTGCCTGAAGTGGATTCGGTCTTTAACAAATACTGTATTCATCGGGTGATGGGGTTCATTAACATCAGAACAATTTGGGTGCAGTTAGATCCATCCTGCAGTTGGCTGAACAACTGGATGAACCTGCAAATAACCACCGGGGTTGCTGATCTTGACACATTACTGTCAAACTATAATTTTACTCTAAACTATTTCTTTGCTAATGATCATTGGGGAGTACTTTCTACAACTGAAATGATAAATTTATATGCTTTATGCGACAGCCTCGGGTCATTCGAGGATATAGCTAATGCTGAGCCTGATGGATGGGGTGGCAGTGCTGCCTGGTATGATCATATTTATTTCAGCGATACAGCCGGCATCAAATATTATACTTTTCAGCTAGGTGTTGGGCTGGCCGAACGTTATCGCTGGAATTTTAGGGTAGACACGGATTGTTCTGTTGAATTTCTTGGAAACGGGGGCTCTTATTGCTTTGAGTTACCCGAACCAATAAACTGCAATATTTTTACAAACATCAATGAAAACAGAAAGGTATCAGGTTGTACTATATTCCCCAATCCTTCAACTGACAAGATCACCATTTCCCATCCTGCATTAACCGGCATTTCAAACCTTTCGATCTTTAATGTCAGCGGAGAAAAAGTAATGGAAAGGCAGCTAGCAGATAACGAAACCCAAATTGACATCGGTACCCTTCCGCGGGGAGTGTATTTTGTGAGAGTGCAAAATGAAAAAATGGTGGAGGTAGGAAAAATCATCAGGGAATAATTCAAAATGTAAAATTGGAACGTCATGAAAAAACTTATCTTTTTATTGGTTGCGCTGGTTGAGATGAATGGCGCAAA harbors:
- a CDS encoding T9SS type A sorting domain-containing protein produces the protein NPFGQSIHIEYRLDEDSPVTLTLFNQLGQAVEVLCNEYQTAGQHPAIWDASGFPSGIYLLQLKTGKQVITKKIIKQ
- a CDS encoding T9SS type A sorting domain-containing protein; the encoded protein is MKKLIILLVALVAMNGAMAQWPSSCDVTEELESYYQDDVKDIAAQWLFDIHSPDTALIDIPQWCQDTVWSGLAAISNRYDLPEVDSVFNKYCIHRVMGFINIRTIWVQLDPSCSWLNNWMNLQITTGVADLDTLLSNYNFTLNYFFANDHWGVLSTTEMINLYALCDSLGSFEDIANAEPDGWGGSAAWYDHIYFSDTAGIKYYTFQLGVGLAERYRWNFRVDTDCSVEFLGNGGSYCFELPEPINCNIFTNINENRKVSGCTIFPNPSTDKITISHPALTGISNLSIFNVSGEKVMERQLADNETQIDIGTLPRGVYFVRVQNEKMVEVGKIIRE